The following coding sequences lie in one Myxococcus xanthus genomic window:
- a CDS encoding lamin tail domain-containing protein: MLLTHRVPRVLAFALLPLLSACSSSECTESRDCASRGPDIVCVEETCVQASLPDSGTVDAGMEDAGVDAGSTEPGSDDGGVDAGSGDAGAPDSGTDAGSSAPEASLRITEINPYVQQELIELVAVTGGSLTGISLKELTNSNFTFTFPQGYTVETGAVLVLHLRGACTDAPGNPASCGQAAPFTAGAWDFSMPGALSYSGKVFELFASDGTPIDGVPFVRASGEMPSNIVAAVQRLQADRVWDPTPCVHDLQTGFARDRYCRNIAVDWSNMNADANVMRIAGDSPLTTPGTRTQWSGPLPSRWGTY; this comes from the coding sequence ATGCTCCTTACACACCGCGTCCCACGAGTCCTGGCCTTCGCCCTGCTCCCACTCCTCTCCGCCTGTTCCTCTTCCGAATGCACGGAGAGCCGCGACTGCGCGTCCCGTGGACCGGACATCGTCTGTGTGGAGGAGACCTGCGTTCAGGCCTCCTTGCCCGACTCGGGAACCGTCGACGCAGGCATGGAAGACGCCGGGGTGGACGCGGGTTCGACGGAGCCGGGCTCGGATGACGGTGGCGTGGACGCAGGCTCGGGCGATGCCGGCGCGCCGGACTCGGGCACGGATGCCGGGAGTTCCGCGCCGGAGGCTTCGCTGCGCATCACGGAGATCAATCCGTACGTCCAGCAGGAACTCATCGAGCTGGTGGCTGTCACCGGCGGTTCGCTGACGGGCATCTCCCTCAAGGAGCTCACCAACTCCAACTTCACCTTCACCTTCCCCCAGGGCTACACGGTGGAGACGGGCGCGGTGTTGGTCCTCCACCTTCGCGGCGCATGCACGGATGCCCCTGGGAACCCGGCCTCCTGTGGACAGGCCGCCCCATTCACCGCCGGGGCATGGGACTTCAGCATGCCGGGCGCGCTGAGCTACTCCGGCAAGGTCTTCGAACTCTTCGCGTCGGACGGCACGCCCATCGACGGCGTTCCCTTCGTCCGGGCCTCCGGGGAGATGCCCTCCAACATCGTCGCAGCGGTCCAGCGTCTGCAAGCAGACCGGGTCTGGGACCCGACGCCTTGTGTGCATGACCTCCAGACAGGGTTCGCCCGTGACCGGTACTGCCGCAACATCGCCGTGGACTGGTCCAACATGAACGCGGACGCAAACGTCATGCGCATCGCCGGAGACTCGCCGCTGACGACGCCCGGGACTCGGACACAGTGGAGCGGCCCCCTGCCTTCGCGCTGGGGCACCTACTAG
- a CDS encoding WD40/YVTN/BNR-like repeat-containing protein has translation MTGLAGSMLAVVMAAASGSALVPVSGGNALTLPAQRHIVRIETGSNRPPTWLVAIQHGGVDGKGLVLYRSEDALRTLRRVGDIQPNAAHTDRAELLAVGMDVALVYSYEGPQLAASSQHDVYFQWWRYQPGANTWAPEPAVRVFDADASTAYSRALLARDSQGRLWVQAFRLELDGGATAMVSVSSNGGQGFGSAQALDKVRRRGGGRLLSLGTKLVFLYGMHDGWEPARMRIRSDSDPEGTWAPVRQAFFDGIYHGAALSAVADGKEGMHLVYKDELEKLYYRHFDGSSFGPRVLVEGSSDWATQPAITRIGDTLYVFYNQVRALNMSYELRVRTVDEDGTLGRVVALDGDATFKGYLNAVDVLPEGSGEVPCLYGEAVDAGSRGSVSRVSLVLDEAPPPEPEPEPGPGQGPFVLELVRSLSTHELLAVDGAGTLYGIPAEGPRSRLMASTDGGRTFSARGQRGGNLWTVAAMEGGALLAVASHSGEYFLQRSTDGGMTWGNQLRLGTYRARGPQSFARLGSTWFFLEYQSFTSAAVPIRLWATTDGGATWSVRSMFTAHRHGSALVADPATGTLWATMGSSEAQAAVLRSTDGGWTWTPLLRGYKANAQAGVVHTGGALLFGQSTLFEPEHPKLLSLSPEGTVSSLMELPGPAYSLAAVPGGGWVMGTAWSRDGDVHASGDVSARLFISEDGVTWQESHRYERMSGADLTRADAWGTLPSGELVVRVEDASGFGSAGVGFQVLRVKR, from the coding sequence ATGACGGGGTTGGCTGGTTCCATGCTCGCCGTGGTGATGGCGGCGGCGAGTGGCTCGGCGTTGGTGCCAGTGAGCGGGGGCAATGCCCTGACGCTCCCGGCGCAGCGCCACATTGTTCGCATCGAAACCGGAAGCAATCGTCCGCCGACGTGGCTGGTGGCCATCCAGCACGGGGGCGTGGACGGCAAGGGGCTGGTGCTCTACCGCTCCGAGGACGCACTGCGAACACTGCGGCGGGTGGGGGACATCCAGCCCAACGCAGCGCACACGGACCGGGCAGAACTCCTGGCCGTGGGCATGGATGTGGCACTTGTCTACTCCTACGAGGGGCCACAACTGGCGGCATCCAGTCAGCACGACGTCTACTTCCAGTGGTGGCGCTATCAGCCCGGGGCGAATACCTGGGCGCCGGAGCCCGCGGTGCGGGTGTTCGACGCGGACGCCAGCACGGCCTACTCACGGGCCTTGCTGGCGCGAGACTCGCAGGGACGGCTGTGGGTGCAGGCCTTCCGTCTGGAGCTCGACGGCGGCGCCACGGCGATGGTGTCCGTGTCCTCGAATGGGGGGCAGGGCTTCGGTTCGGCTCAGGCGCTAGACAAGGTCCGCCGGCGGGGTGGGGGACGGCTGCTCAGCCTGGGGACGAAGCTCGTCTTCTTGTACGGAATGCATGACGGCTGGGAGCCCGCGCGCATGCGCATCCGCTCCGACTCGGACCCGGAGGGCACGTGGGCGCCGGTGCGCCAGGCTTTCTTTGACGGCATCTACCATGGCGCGGCGTTGAGCGCGGTGGCGGATGGGAAGGAGGGCATGCACCTCGTCTACAAGGACGAGCTGGAGAAGCTCTACTACCGGCACTTCGACGGGAGCAGCTTTGGTCCCCGCGTGTTGGTGGAGGGCAGCTCGGACTGGGCGACCCAGCCTGCAATCACCCGCATCGGCGACACGTTGTATGTCTTCTACAACCAGGTGCGGGCGCTCAATATGAGCTACGAGCTGCGCGTGCGTACGGTGGACGAGGATGGAACGCTTGGGCGCGTGGTGGCGCTCGACGGGGATGCGACGTTCAAGGGCTACCTCAACGCGGTGGATGTCCTGCCGGAGGGCAGCGGCGAGGTGCCCTGCCTCTATGGTGAGGCGGTGGACGCGGGCTCGCGGGGCTCGGTGTCGCGGGTGTCGCTGGTGCTCGATGAAGCGCCTCCGCCGGAACCGGAACCGGAGCCGGGGCCGGGACAGGGACCTTTCGTCCTGGAGCTCGTGCGCTCCCTTTCCACGCACGAGCTGCTCGCGGTGGACGGGGCCGGCACGCTGTACGGCATTCCCGCTGAGGGCCCGCGTTCGCGGTTGATGGCGAGCACGGACGGTGGGCGCACCTTTTCGGCTCGGGGGCAGCGGGGTGGCAACCTGTGGACGGTGGCGGCGATGGAGGGAGGGGCGCTCCTGGCAGTGGCCAGTCACAGCGGGGAGTACTTCCTCCAGCGCTCCACGGACGGGGGGATGACGTGGGGGAACCAGCTGCGCCTGGGCACGTATCGTGCGCGGGGGCCCCAGAGCTTCGCGCGCTTGGGGAGCACGTGGTTCTTCCTCGAGTACCAGTCTTTTACCTCGGCCGCCGTGCCGATTCGGCTATGGGCCACCACGGACGGCGGGGCCACGTGGTCCGTGCGCTCCATGTTCACGGCGCACCGGCACGGCTCTGCCCTGGTGGCGGACCCGGCGACGGGCACGCTGTGGGCGACCATGGGGAGCAGCGAGGCACAGGCCGCAGTGCTTCGTTCCACGGATGGCGGGTGGACCTGGACGCCGCTGTTGCGTGGCTACAAGGCCAATGCCCAGGCGGGGGTGGTGCACACGGGCGGGGCACTGCTCTTCGGCCAGTCAACGTTGTTCGAGCCCGAGCACCCGAAGCTCCTGAGCCTGTCTCCGGAGGGGACCGTGAGTTCGCTGATGGAGCTGCCGGGGCCGGCGTACTCGCTCGCCGCGGTGCCCGGGGGCGGGTGGGTGATGGGCACGGCCTGGTCCCGCGATGGGGACGTGCATGCGTCCGGTGACGTGTCCGCGCGACTCTTCATCAGCGAAGACGGCGTGACGTGGCAGGAGTCACACCGGTACGAGCGGATGAGCGGTGCGGACCTGACGCGCGCGGACGCCTGGGGCACGTTGCCATCCGGAGAGCTGGTGGTGCGCGTGGAGGATGCAAGCGGCTTCGGGAGCGCGGGCGTGGGCTTCCAGGTGCTTCGCGTCAAGCGCTGA
- a CDS encoding DoxX family protein — MTMTTHTEFQHTAPAPCLQSGTQYSSKKALWTGRILSGIAVLFLLFDATGKLLQIPEAQQGTVELGYPVSVLFGLGIVQLACLAVYLTPRLSVLGAILWTGYLGGAVATHVRVGNPLFSHMLFPVYIATLLWLGLWLRDARLRAVLPGRAPSPKSSAHPGAEP; from the coding sequence ATGACCATGACGACCCACACCGAATTCCAGCACACCGCCCCGGCCCCCTGCCTGCAGTCGGGCACGCAGTACTCCTCGAAGAAGGCCCTGTGGACGGGACGCATCCTGAGCGGCATCGCCGTCCTCTTCCTGCTGTTCGATGCTACCGGGAAATTGCTCCAGATTCCGGAGGCGCAGCAGGGCACGGTGGAGCTCGGCTACCCCGTGAGCGTGCTCTTCGGCTTGGGAATCGTTCAGCTGGCGTGCCTGGCGGTGTACCTCACTCCCCGGCTCTCGGTGCTGGGGGCCATCCTGTGGACGGGCTATCTCGGAGGCGCGGTCGCCACCCACGTCCGGGTCGGCAACCCGCTCTTCTCCCACATGCTCTTCCCCGTCTACATCGCGACGCTGCTCTGGCTGGGGCTCTGGCTGCGCGATGCGCGGCTCCGCGCCGTCCTGCCGGGCCGGGCCCCGTCGCCAAAGTCTTCAGCCCACCCTGGCGCGGAACCGTAG
- a CDS encoding DNRLRE domain-containing protein, whose translation MEPVADSQVTSSAPDTNYGQYSAWEVNRQYSHVYMRFDLSLLPPNIRVRSVRLSVTANTGVAHRGDGNAYTTYVPDDDWHERTITWNNKPAGAGDTRGERNLWYSDTTEAEKMGVNSIDG comes from the coding sequence ATGGAGCCCGTGGCCGATTCTCAGGTCACCTCCTCCGCACCGGACACCAACTACGGCCAGTATTCCGCGTGGGAAGTGAACCGCCAGTACAGTCACGTCTACATGCGCTTCGACTTGAGCCTCCTGCCACCGAATATTCGAGTGCGCTCGGTGCGGCTCTCCGTGACCGCCAACACTGGCGTCGCACATAGGGGCGACGGAAACGCCTACACGACCTACGTCCCCGATGACGATTGGCACGAGCGGACCATCACCTGGAACAACAAGCCAGCGGGCGCGGGAGACACGCGCGGGGAGCGGAACCTCTGGTACAGCGACACGACGGAAGCAGAGAAGATGGGCGTCAACTCGATTGATGGGTAG
- a CDS encoding alpha/beta hydrolase has protein sequence MTRPTSSTDFDPQLAPLLPPLKGYVPLQMTLEQLDHFRRLSHVTRETLIGDAQVSCVDYSIPGYQGAEIVVSVISRQGHSVPGPAIYHIHGGGMVMGTRFAGAKPLVEWVLRHDAVCVTVEYRLAPEHPAPTLVEDCYAGLAWMAAHADMLRFDPNQLVIFGGSGGGGLAAGTTLLARDRQGPRLLGQLLQCPMLDDRNETESAHRYDGVGVWDRTSNLTAWRAVLGDRCGGPEVSPYSAPARASDLSGLPPTFIDVGGAETFRDEAVAYARGILAAGGECELHVWGGAFHGFYDIAPQSDLARACIATRDAWLARMFARGAMSPCPP, from the coding sequence ATGACTCGCCCGACCTCATCGACGGACTTCGATCCACAACTGGCCCCCCTCCTCCCGCCGCTGAAGGGGTATGTGCCCTTACAGATGACGTTGGAGCAGCTCGATCACTTCCGCCGGTTGAGCCACGTGACCCGGGAAACGCTGATTGGCGACGCGCAGGTCAGCTGCGTTGACTACAGCATCCCCGGATACCAGGGCGCCGAAATCGTGGTCTCGGTCATATCCCGGCAAGGCCACTCGGTTCCCGGTCCCGCCATCTATCACATCCATGGCGGCGGCATGGTGATGGGCACCCGCTTCGCGGGGGCGAAGCCGCTCGTGGAGTGGGTGCTCCGCCATGATGCGGTCTGTGTCACCGTCGAGTACCGGCTGGCACCCGAGCATCCAGCTCCCACCCTGGTGGAGGACTGCTACGCCGGGCTGGCGTGGATGGCGGCGCATGCGGACATGCTCCGGTTTGATCCGAATCAGTTGGTCATCTTCGGCGGGAGCGGCGGCGGAGGGCTCGCGGCGGGCACCACGCTTCTGGCTCGGGACCGGCAGGGCCCTCGGCTGCTGGGCCAACTTCTGCAATGCCCGATGCTGGACGACCGGAACGAGACGGAATCTGCACACCGATACGATGGCGTCGGCGTCTGGGACCGCACCAGCAATCTGACCGCCTGGAGAGCCGTGCTGGGAGACCGCTGTGGAGGCCCCGAGGTGTCTCCGTACTCCGCGCCCGCGCGAGCATCGGACTTGAGCGGGCTGCCGCCCACCTTCATCGACGTCGGAGGAGCGGAGACGTTTCGAGATGAAGCGGTCGCCTATGCCCGCGGAATCCTGGCAGCGGGTGGTGAGTGCGAGCTGCACGTCTGGGGCGGAGCCTTCCATGGCTTCTATGACATCGCCCCGCAGTCCGACCTGGCGCGCGCATGCATCGCGACACGCGACGCGTGGCTCGCACGGATGTTCGCCCGCGGCGCCATGAGCCCGTGTCCTCCGTAG